Genomic segment of Pontibacter liquoris:
CTTTTCGGTGCTGTTGCCTTTGCCTGTCCCTGTTTCGCTGCCTGCCCTGCCTGCCGAAGAGGCGCAGGACATGGTGAATACTAAAACAAGCGGGAGTAAAATACTAGCTATTCTGTTCATGGGTAACGATCTGAATGCTGGCCGAACATCCTATTCTGTCGGCACCAGCATTGATTAACGCCTCGGCAGCAGCAAATGTTTTGATGCCACCGGCAGCCTTTATTTTAACCTGAGCGGGCAACACGCGGCGCATCAGCTTCACATCTTCTACTGTGGCTCCTTTCGAGGCAAAGCCTGTAGAGGTCTTTACATAATCGGCGCCTGCTGCCGCACAGAGTTCGCAGGCCTGCACGATCTCCTCCTGGTTCAGCAGGGCTGTTTCGATAATCACTTTCAGCTCTGCGTTCTGCAGATGGCAGAAATCTGCCAGATCCGCCAGTTCGGTTCTCACCTCCTCGTATTTGCCGGATTTAAACGCTGCGATATTCATCACCACGTCTACTTCAGTAGCGCCATCGGCCACAGCCTGGTGTGCTTCCAGGAGCTTTACCTTGGCATGCTGATAGCCCAGCGGAAACCCTACCACGGTGGCAATTTTCACCAGTGTGCCCGGGCCCAGCCGCTCTTTGACCAACTGCACGTAGCAGGGCGGCACGCAAACGGCCGCAAAGCCATAGCTGCGGGCTTCGTCGCAAAGCTGCGCAATCTGGTCGGCTGTCGCATCGGCCCGTAACAGGGTATGATCTATGTGCAGGGCAAGTTCGTCTCCGGCCATCATCGTTGCTAAAAAGAGAAAGGACATAAGCGGAAAGGCTTTCTTTCTCTTACATCCTTCTCTGTTTGATAAATGGAAAGCAGCCACTGCGCCGTAATCCGGGTAGTGGCTGCCCCTGTTTTTATTCCTCGTCTATTAATACGCAGCGGTTGTGGAGCAGGTCCTCTTCCACTGTTTTATACTTCACGTCCTTCACTACGCGGCCGTCCAGGTACTGTACGCTCACGCGGTCGTTGCGGCCGGCTACTTTCTGCGAATGTGCCGGCAGGATGCGCTCCGGTTCGGCGGCAGGCGCTGAAGTATGGCCGCTTTCGTCTTCGAGCGACGAATGCACGGCGGCTTTCTGCTCTTTCAGCACGGGTGCTTTTGGCGCAGGCTGCGGACGCGGTACCTGTACCTGCTCGGGTGCCTGGATCGGAATAAAAGCATGGAACAGGAAGTTGATGGTCTCTTCGTTCACTTTGCCGATCATGCGCTTAAACAGCTCAAACGATTCGAACTTATAGATCAACAGCGGGTCTTTCTGCTCGTATACCGCGTTCTGCACACTTTGCTTCAGGTCGTCCATCTGGCGCAGGTGGTCTGTCCAGGCCTGGTCGATGGTGCCCAGCGTGATCATCTTCTCCATTGAACGGAGCAGCTCCATGCCATGCGTTTCGTAGGCTTTGGTCAGGTTGGCGACAGCCGCCAGCTGGCGCTTGCCATCGGTAAACGGCACGGCCACGTTCTCGATCATCGGCCCACGGTTCTGGTGAATGTCGGCAATAATCGGATAGGCCTGGGCAGCAGTTTGCTTATTCCGGTTCAGGTAGAAATTCAGGGCCTCGTTGTAAAGGCGCTCGGACAGCTGGTTTGCCTGGCCATTGCGGAACTCCTCGTCAGTAATGGTTGGCTCAAAGCCGAACACGCGGATCAGGTGCAGCTGGAAGTTCTCGTAATCGTTGATGTTCTTGTAGCTGGCCACCACGTCTTCGCTGATATCGTAGATCATGTTCCAGATATCAAGCTCCAGACGTTCGCCATACAGGGCGTTGCGGCGGCGCTTGTATACTACCTCGCGCTGGGCGTTCATCACGTCGTCATACTCCAGCAGGCGCTTGCGCTGCCCGAAGTTGTTTTCTTCCACTTTCTTCTGCGCACGCTCAATAGAGTTGGTGATCATCGAGTGCTGGATCACTTCGCCTTCCTCCAGGCCCATACGGTCCATGAGGCGGGCAATACGGTCAGAGCCGAAGAGGCGCATCAGGTTATCTTCCAAGGATACGAAGAACTGCGAAGAGCCCGGGTCGCCCTGGCGGCCGGCACGGCCACGCAGCTGGCGGTCTACGCGGCGGGATTCGTGGCGCTCGGTACCCACAATGGCCAGACCACCGGCCGCTTTGGATTCCGGCGTCAGCTTGATATCGGTACCACGGCCGGCCATGTTGGTGGCAATGGTCACGGTGCTGGGCTTACCGGCTTCGGCCACGATCTCGGCCTCTTTCTGGTGCATTTTGGCGTTGAGGACCTGGTGCTTGATGTTGCGCAGCTTAAGCATGCGGCTCAGCAGTTCCGATATCTCTACTGACGTGGTACCTACCAGCACCGGACGGCCTTTCTCGGTCAGCTCCACAATCTCGTCCACTACGGCGTTATACTTCTCGCGCACGGTTTTAAATACCTTGTCGTGCTCGTCGTTTCGCTGGATAGAACGGTTGGTCGGGATTACCACCACGTCCAGTTTATAGATCTCCCAGAACTCACCGGCTTCTGTTTCGGCCGTACCCGTCATACCCGAAAGCTTGTGGTACATGCGGAAGTAGTTCTGCAGGGTAACGGTGGCGTAGGTCTGCGTAGCATCCTCTACCTTCACGTTCTCTTTTGCCTCAATGGCCTGGTGCAGTCCGTCGGAGTAGCGGCGGCCTTCCATTACGCGGCCCGTCTGCTCGTCCACGATCTTTACCTTCTGGTCCGGCGTTACGATATACTCGGTGTCCTTCTCGAACAGCGTATACGCCTTCAGCAGCTGGTTAATCGTATGGATACGCTTTGACTTCTCCTGGAAATCAGAGATCAGCTGCTCTTTGGCGTGCACCTGCTCTTCGTGCGAAAGCGTCTTGTTGTTTTCAATATTGGCGATCTCGGTGCCAATATCAGGCATGATGAAGAAGTTCGGATCTTCGCCCTGACCCGTGATCAGGTCAATGCCTTTTTCGGTCAGCTCGATCTGGTTGTGCTTTTCGTCGATGGTGAAGTAGAGCGGCTCATCGGCTTCCGGCATCTGGCGGGAGTTGTCCTGCAGGTAAAAGTTCTCTGTTTTCTGCAGGATGGCACGGTTTCCCTGCTCGCTCAGGAACTTGATCAGCGGCTTGCTCTTAGGCAGGCCACGGTAGGCCCGGAACAAAGACACGCCCCCTTCTTTGGTATCGCCTTCTTTGATCAGGCGCTTGGCCTCGGTCAAAAAGTTGTTTACTACTTTGCGCTGGGCATCTACCAGCATGGAAATTCGCGGCTTGAGCTGGTAAAACTCGTGCTCATCGCCACGCGGCACTGGGCCTGAAATAATCAGCGGCGTACGGGCATCGTCGATCAGAACGGAGTCCACCTCATCGACCATGGCATAGTGGTGCTTGCGCTGCACGAGGTCCTGCGGGTCGCGGCTCATGTTGTCGCGCAGGTAATCGAAGCCGAACTCGTTGTTGGTACCGTAGGTGATATCGGCACGGTATGCATTGCGGCGGGCTTCGGAGTTTGGCTGGTGCTTGTCGATACAATCGATGGTGAGTCCATGGAACTCGAACAGCGGGCCTACCCACTCCGAGTCACGCTTGGCCAGGTAATCGTTCACAGTTACCACGTGCACGCCGCGCTTGGCCAGGGCATTAAGGAAAGCCGGGAGCGTAGCAACCAGTGTTTTACCTTCACCTGTGGCCATCTCGGCAATTTTACCCTGGTGCAGCACAATGCCGCCAATCAGCTGCACATCGTAGTGCAACATATCCCAGGTAATCTCGGCACCGGCAGCCAGCCACTTGTTCAGCCAGACAGCCTTGTCACCGTCAATCTGCACGTTAGGCTTTTTGGCTGCAAAAGACCTGTCCAGCTCCGTGGCGGTTACCACCATCTGACCGTTCTCTTTCCAGCGGCGGGCTGTTTCTTTTACAATGGCAAACGCTACGGGCAGCACTTCCATCAGCACGCCTTCCAGGTCTTTGTTGCGCTGCTTTTCCAGCTCATCAATTTCCGAAAAAAGGCTCTCCTTCTGCACGATGTTCAGCTCTGTTTCCTCGGCAATACGCTTGTGCAGGCCGGCAATCCGGTCGTCGATCGGCTTTAAGCGCTCGTCAATGACCTGCTTGATCTCCTGCGTTTTCTGGCGCAGCTGATCATCGGTCAAGCCGGAGAGCTTGGCGTATTCTTCGTTTATTTTAGAAACATAAGGCAATACTTCCTTAATGTCTCTGTCGGATTTTGTACCGAATATTTTGGCAACGGTTTTACCGAAAAAATCAAACATCTGTATGTTGTTCTAAAATGAAAGGCTTCGTTTGCGATCCCGTCAAAAATAAGTTGTTTTTCTGAGATTCGAATATTCTTACTAAAACAATACCATAAAAACAGGCCGTACTTGTACCTGCCAAAATTACCGGAAACATATAGTTAATCTGCTATCTATACTTCCAGGGTTTAAAAAGCTATGTCATAAAGGGCAGCCGGTGGCATTGTGGCAGGCACCCAATAGATTAAAACTACAGAAACAGCGCAGAAGTTCAGCAAACTGCCGGCTATAACAAGCGCTGGAACTCATGGGCATCTTCCCAGCCCTCGGGTGTTTTGAGCCAGTCGCGGCGCACACCCACCTCGGCAAAGCCGCACTTTTGAAAGAGCTTTATACTTGCCGTGTTGCCGGCCGTAACGGTGCAGTATACCTGGTGCAGTTGCAAGGTATGGCGGCAGTAGTGCAGCAGCAGGTCCAGGGCTTCAGCGGCATGCCCGTTGCCCCGATGCGGGCCGTCTATCACAATGCCGATGCCCGCCCGTTGATGCAACGGCTCAAAATCAAAAATATCGATAGCGCCGACGGCCTGGTGGCTTTTGCTGCAGATAACGAAGCGCAGCTGCCGGGCCGTATAAATATCCTGGCCTGCGTTCTGAAGGTATTGCGCCAGTACATACTTGGCGTAGGGCGCCACCGTATTGCCAATGTGCCAGACAGCCGTATCATTTTCCAGGGCATACAGGAAATCCAGGTCATCGGGCTCCAGGGCGCGCAGGTATGTTTTTTGGGAGCTGAGAAACACGCGGGTTATACTACTTTTACCTCCAGGGGCACCACACCGGTAAACACCTGCTTGGCCGGACCGTTAAGGTATATATACTTAAAACTGCCGTTAGCCGCCTGCTCAAAGGCTACTTGCAGCTCGCCGCCCAGCACCTGTACCTTTACCGGGCTCTGCATGCCCCTGAGGCTGGCCACAAGCGCCGCAGCGGTTACGCCGGTTCCGCAGGAAAGCGTTTCATCTTCTACGCCGCGTTCATAGGTGCGCACAAATATCTCGTTCTCGCCTATCTGCTGCACAAAGTTTACGTTGGTGCCTACTGCAGCAAACCGGTCGTTGTAGCGGATGGCGCGTCCTTCTTTGTACACATCCAGTGCCTGCACATCGTCTACAAAGCGCACGTAGTGCGGGGAGCCGGTATTCAGGTAATAATCCTCGCCGATGCGCTCCACCTGCTGCACATCGTTCATCTTCAGCTGGATCAGGTCCCGCTCTACGCTGGCCTGGTGCTCGCCGTCGGCCGCCAGAAAGCAGGCCACATCCTCGATCACTCCTACATGCCGGGCGAACCGGACAGCACAGCGCGCGCCGTTGCCGCACATAGAGCCCACCCGCCCGTCGGCATTATAGTAGACCATCTCAAAATCGTAGTCGGGGTGGTCCTGCAGAAGTATAAGCCCGTCGGCACCAATGCCAGTGCGGCGATCGCAGAGGTACTTTACAAATTGTTCGTCATCAGCCGGAAACTGGCCTTTGCGGTTATCCACCATCACAAAGTCGTTGCCGGTGCCCTGGTATTTATAAAAGGTTATGGCCATAGTAGGTGTAACAATTAAAACGGCTGCAACGTGCCTTTTTCTGATTCGGCGGATAAGTCGTACTTTTGCTTTGCATGGCACGCCGCCTTAAATAAAACACAAAGATATGTATTCCTTTCTTACAACAGAAAACTGGGCAGACTATGAATTGGTGGATTCTGGAAACTTTGAGAAGCTGGAACGCTTTGGCCCTCATTACATAGCGCGCCCGGAGCCGCAGGCCATTTGGGACAAGCACCTGCCCGAGCAGGAGTGGCAGCGCCTGGCCAATGCTACGTTTACCCGCGACAAAGGCAGCCAGGAAAAAGGCCAGTGGAACCTGAAGAAAGGAATGCCCGAGCAATGGTACATCGATTACAAGTATAACGACCTGAAACTGCGCTTCCGGCTGGGCCTTTCCTCGTTTAAGCATGTGGGCCTGTTTCCGGAGCAGGACAGCAACTGGAAATTTATTTACGATACCACCCGCCAGCTGAAAACGCCGCAGCCCAAAGTGCTGAACATGTTTGCCTACACCGGTGCTGCCACGCTGGCCGCCAAAGCTGCAGGCGCCGACGTAACCCACCTCGACTCGATAAAGCAGGTGAACTTCTGGGCCCGCGACAACATGGAAGCCAGTAACCTGGACAATGTGCGCTGGATTGTGGAAGATGCTATGAAGTATGCGCGCCGCGAAGTGAAACGGGGCAACACCTATAATGGCATCATCCTGGACCCGCCCAGCTACGGCCGCGGCCCGAACGGTGAGAAATGGCAACTGGAAGACGAACTGAACGAGATGATCAAGCTGTGTCGCGAGATGCTGGACGGCACCGATTATTTCCTTTTGATCAACCTTTATTCGATGGGCTTCTCGGCCATGGTGCTCGACAACCTGCTGCGCGGCACATTTGGCGACATGGTGCAGAACGAAGAACTGGGTGAGCTATACCTGCACGATCGCGGTGAGCGGAAATTACCGCTAGGGACTTTTTTCCGGTTTACTTCGGTGGGAAAATAGGGTGCTGCTAAACAGCACTACATGGTATATTCGGTAATTCAGTTCCGTATAGCTGCCTGATTTGGGAGGATAGTGGAAGTACAGTTCCGTTTATATAGTAGTTAAAAAGCTAAGCGCTAACCACACCTAAACGTTAGCTCCACAAACGTTTAGCCAAGTACGTTGGTGGTAATTTTTGCAGACATTTAACAACATTCACATACCCAAAACATGCTTCGAGTATTTGCCTTAGCAACTGCGCTACTAGTATTTCTCGTGTCTCAGACATCGGCCCAAACGTCAGATTCTTTGCGAGAGAAAATTCACCAAATCATTTCGAAAAAGGATGCAACTGTTGGTGTTTCAATTATTGGCAGTAATGGTAAAGACACTTTATCAATAAATGGCGAAAGGCACTTTCCCATGCAAAGTGTGTTCAAATTTCATATCGCCTTAGCCGTCTTATCCCAAGTCGATAAAGGAAGGTTGTCGCTTGACCAAAAAATCAAAATTGAGAAGAAAGACTTGTTGCCTGGCCTTCATAGCCCCCTCCGAGAAAAGTACCCGAATGGAGCCACGCTGCCACTCGCTGAAATTATAAGCTATACTGTTTCCAACAGCGATAATGTGGGGTGTGATGCGCTGTTAAGGCTTCTTGGCGGACCTCAGGCAGTTGAAAAGTACTTTGCAAGAAACAACTTCAAAGATATTTCAATAAAAATAAATGAAGAAGTGATGCAGAATAACTGGGACCTGCAATTCCAAAACTGGACAACCCCAAAAGCTGCCAATAACGTTTTAGAAGCCTTTTATTTCAATAAGAAAAAACTACTTTCCTCCAAAAGCTATGACTTTGTTTGGAAAGAGATGAGAGAAAACGAAACAGGTAAAAATAGATTAAAAGGGCGTTTGCCAGAGGGCACTGTTGTGGCTCATAAGACCGGTTCGTCCGGAAAAAATAAAACAACCGGGATAACAGCTGCCGTCAATGATATTGGCATTGTCTTTTTACCCAATGGAGAACACTTCTTTATCAGCGTTTTTGTATCCAACTCGAAGGAAGATTCAGACACGAACGAAAGAATCATTGCTGATATTTCTAAAGCAGCCTGGGACTATTTTAATTTACAGCGTAATTAAAACTACTACCAACATTGTGAAAACGGCAGTCTTGGCCGCCGTTTTCATGAGCCCGTTGACATAAAAATAAATTTATAAGGAAGTGATGCCAGGCCCGGATAAGGATACTCGTTTTCCATTGGAGCATTATAACAGGCTTTGTTTTTTGAAGAATATCATAACTAGGCCAAACATAATTGTCGGCGATTATACCTATTATGATGATTTTGAAGACGTCTACAACTTTGAGAAAAACGTCAAGTATCATTTTGATTTCATTGGTGATAAGCTTGTAATTGGCAAGTTTTGCATGATTGCTTCAGGTGTTACATTCATCATGAATGGGGCAAACCATTTAACCGGGGCTATCTCTTCTTATCCTTTTGCCATCTTTGGCAATGACTGGAGAGATGCAATGCAAGGGAAGTCTTACCCAAGCAAGGGAGACACAGAAGTTGGTAACGATGTCTGGATTGGACATAAGGCAACTATCATGGCAGGAGTGAAAATAGGTGATGGGGCAATAATAGCGGCCCATTCGATTGTCACAAAAGACGTGGAGCCTTATACTATTGTAGGTGGGAATCCGGCAAAAGAAATACGAAAACGCTTTACCGATGAACAGGTTCAGAAGCTTTTGGAGCTACAATGGTGGAATTGGGACATCGAGAAAATAACAGCGAATGTACATAACCTCACAGGTGATAACTTAGCGTTACTCACCTATTAGAAAGAAATACGCCTGCCAACCCGCATACAAGCAACGCTGCGCTCACCTTAAGTATGAAACGTTATGCCAACTCGATGACAGAGACTCTAGGAGAGTAAAGGTTATTGAGGAAAGCTTTGAATAGAGATAATAAAATTATCATATATAGAATTTAAAGCTATGACATATAACAACTTAAAAAGAATGGACAATGTCGGCATTGTGGTAGAATCCCTTGATAATGCCATCACCTTTTTCACCGAGATAGGTTTGAAGCTTGAGGGGAGAGGCACAGTCGAAGGAGAATGGGCCGGTCGTGTTACCGGGCTGGGATCTCAATGCGTAGAGATTGCGATGATGGTTACGCCTGATGGTCATAGCCGTCTTGAGCTTTCACAATTTCTCACTCCTCCTGCTATCTCAGATCACCGCAGCGCCCCTGTAAACTCTCTTGGCTACCTGCGTGTCATGTTCACTGTTGAAGATATTGATGAAATGGTAACCAGGCTAAGCAAGCACGGTGCCCAGCTGGTCGGTGAAGTGGTGCAGTATAAGGATGCTTATCGGCTATGTTACATTCGCGGAACCGAAGGGCTTCTTATCGGGCTTGCAGAAGAACTCAATAAAAATGAATAAAGCAGCCCCTAACTGCTTCCAGGCAAAAGGCAGGATAATGTCCTTCGTAGAAACCTTTGTGCAAGGTTCAACTTCTGTGTTTGTATAAACTTTAGAACTATACATCCTGGCCTTGCCCGATACAATCCGTTCTCTGTGCCTTAAATCGTAAAAAGAACTTTCCCGTTTTTAATACTGCCCTTTTACTTCATTTTAGCACTGGTGGCCAATGAATAAGGCCTTAAAAACCCGCCTTTTCTTAGCCAATTCCATTAGCCCCTCTCCGAAACTGTTTGCCCGGCATCGGCAAAGATCATGGTAAACGTAGTGCCTTGGTTAACGGTACTGTTCACTTCAATGCGGCCTTTCACATTGTCTATCATTCTTTTCACGATGTATAAGCCAAGGCCACTTCCTTCGATATGGTCGTGAAAGCGTTTGAACATGGTGAAAACCTTCTCTTCTTTTCCTGCCGTAATTCCCAGGCCGTTATCTGAAACGGAAAGACGTGTTTCCCCGCCAACCTTCTCCAGCTTTATAACTACAGCCGGCACCCTGTCCGGAGAACGGTACTTGAGCGCGTTACTCAGCAGATTATAGATGATGCTTTTGAAATTCTTTCTTGAAAACGCAAGTACCGGCTCATCTGCACAAATCACCTCAATGGTGGCATCAGACGCTGTTATCTGGCTCTGCAGGTCTTGCTTTACCTGTTCTACTATCTCAAAGACATTTATCTTTTCCACTATTTCATCGTGGCTGTTCTTATCCACCGCTACAATTGCAGTAAGGTCTTTGATGGTTACTGCAAAGCGCTTGAGCGAAGCCGACATCAGCTTTATGATCTGTCTGATCTCGTCTTTATCCAACGCTTCTCTGGCAACAGCATCCGACAAAATCCCCAGTAACGCTTCGATATTCGCGATGGGCGACTTCAGGTCGTGAGAAGCAGTGTAAACAAAGCTATCGAGGTCGAAGTTAACATTGGCCAGCTTCTGGTTTTCATGGTGCAACGCAATGTTAGCCTCGTAGCTGCGATCCAGTAAGTCCAGGCTTTGTAAATGAAACGATAACAGGTCGGCAAACATGGTTAAGGTGCCGATCACTTTAGGATTCTTTACTTTTGCAGGGTTGGCATCGATGGCGCAAAGGGTTCCGAAAAAGGTGCCATCTTTGAGGATAATGGGCACAGAAATATAGCTTTGAAGCCCATAGATCTGGGGCGTGTGATGATTCTTGTAGGCGGGGTCGTTGGCTACATGATCAATAACGATAGGCTGGCGGTGGTCTCTTATCTCATTGCAAAGCGTAGTTTCAACTTTCAGCTCCTCTCCTTCTGCCAGGCCAAACTGCACTTCATCGCGCACTCTGCAGGCCAGCCACCTGTCTTGTGTTACCCGGGCAACAGCTGCAAACCCCATTCCGGTTGTTTGGCAGATAACCTCCAGCATGGTAGGCACAATCGGAATTTGCCTTACCGCTTTTAAATCATTAAATAACTCGTCCTGACTATCTATCATCTGGGGAACTGTAAACGGCATTACTGCCAAACCACTCCGTTTAGGGCTAGGCAGATATTTAAATTTATTTTATAAAATATTGGCCTAAAGGTACAAGATAATTGCTTAAAAAAATTAACCCGGATATAGTTCAACCGGCTCTTACTTATAAAACCAATGGGCAGTTTGTGCTGGCGCCGGGCTCCTGCTTGCTGCACCCGCAGGCTTATACTTAGCACAACGATACACCAAGCCGCTGCTTTTTACCAAGCGCTCGAAGAGTTAAAAGGCAACAAGTTGCTCTTGCTGCTCAGTTGCTATGCCGTTTAAAATAAAAAAAGGGAGCTTGCGGCTCCCCTTTTTTAGTATCGGCTTGGTTTATTTCAAAGCGATCTGGAGGGCATCTGCTTCGATCACTTTCTTATAGAAGTTGCTAAACTCCTGCACCTTGGCTGCCGGTATGATGTCGCCTTTATACTTCAGCTCACGGGTAAACTGCAAAGACTTATTTACCAGCTTGCAGGACAAGGTATACTCGGCATACGCGCAGGCGTAGGTTACTGTCTTGGGCACTTCTACCAGGGCTTTGTTTGCCGGTATGTTGATTGTAATGGTCTCCTTGTCCGTATCAGCATACTTTACATTGGAAAGATCGATCGGGAAAACCCGTTCTGCATTCACCACAAAATCACTGGCGGTGGCTTTGCTGCTCCAGGGCAACGCAAACAGCGACATGCCGCCTACCTGCGTAATAACATCCTGCAGGGTATAATCGATGCTGCTTCGGACCGTATCGGCGGTTCCCTCCAGGCCGGTAAACGCCACTTTCGAAATGCTGGCATTGGCATAGTATGCTTTAAGCCCGTCCAGTATCTGCTTCTCGCGCTCTTTGCTGCTCATGTTGCGATACCGCGATTTGTTGGAAGCGGCCAGCGAAGCCGTGTTATAGTTGGTTTCGCTTATCTCCAGGCTTCTGTCTTTTACATTGATCCTGGTCTGACGCACCACGTTGTTTGGCTTCCGGACAGCCGGGTTGAGATAGCCCAGCGATAAAGGTTGCGTGTTTTTCTCTCCTGTTATTTCCAGGGTGCGGGAGTTTAGCATACCGCTGTACAAGCTACCGAAAGGCAGGTAGTTAGAGGTCAGCTCCACGTAGTATGGCTTGCCCTGCATCTCTACCTTTGCAATGCAATGGTTAAAGTCAATAGAAGGCAGGTCCATTTCATACAAGCCGTTATCGCGGGTGTTTACAAGCACCAGACTCGCCTCTATGCCTACTTCTTTACACATGGCCACAAAAAGTGTGGACACATCTTTGCAGTCGCCAATGCGGGTATTTAACACCGTAGACGCTTTCTGAGGTATAAGCCCGCTCTGGCGGAAAGAAACCGAGCTATACTTGATGTTCTCGATAATGTAATCGTAGATGAGCTTTACCTTAGCCTCTTCCGTCAGATTGGCTTTATTCTTAAACAGGTCCGCCACTACTTCCTTCACCTCAAAGTCTCCTTTCGCTTTCTCAGAAGCCAGGTCAGAGTACCAGTTGCTCACATAGTTCCAGTCCGG
This window contains:
- the deoC gene encoding deoxyribose-phosphate aldolase codes for the protein MSFLFLATMMAGDELALHIDHTLLRADATADQIAQLCDEARSYGFAAVCVPPCYVQLVKERLGPGTLVKIATVVGFPLGYQHAKVKLLEAHQAVADGATEVDVVMNIAAFKSGKYEEVRTELADLADFCHLQNAELKVIIETALLNQEEIVQACELCAAAGADYVKTSTGFASKGATVEDVKLMRRVLPAQVKIKAAGGIKTFAAAEALINAGADRIGCSASIQIVTHEQNS
- a CDS encoding VOC family protein — encoded protein: MTYNNLKRMDNVGIVVESLDNAITFFTEIGLKLEGRGTVEGEWAGRVTGLGSQCVEIAMMVTPDGHSRLELSQFLTPPAISDHRSAPVNSLGYLRVMFTVEDIDEMVTRLSKHGAQLVGEVVQYKDAYRLCYIRGTEGLLIGLAEELNKNE
- a CDS encoding CatB-related O-acetyltransferase, which gives rise to MPGPDKDTRFPLEHYNRLCFLKNIITRPNIIVGDYTYYDDFEDVYNFEKNVKYHFDFIGDKLVIGKFCMIASGVTFIMNGANHLTGAISSYPFAIFGNDWRDAMQGKSYPSKGDTEVGNDVWIGHKATIMAGVKIGDGAIIAAHSIVTKDVEPYTIVGGNPAKEIRKRFTDEQVQKLLELQWWNWDIEKITANVHNLTGDNLALLTY
- a CDS encoding class I SAM-dependent methyltransferase; protein product: MYSFLTTENWADYELVDSGNFEKLERFGPHYIARPEPQAIWDKHLPEQEWQRLANATFTRDKGSQEKGQWNLKKGMPEQWYIDYKYNDLKLRFRLGLSSFKHVGLFPEQDSNWKFIYDTTRQLKTPQPKVLNMFAYTGAATLAAKAAGADVTHLDSIKQVNFWARDNMEASNLDNVRWIVEDAMKYARREVKRGNTYNGIILDPPSYGRGPNGEKWQLEDELNEMIKLCREMLDGTDYFLLINLYSMGFSAMVLDNLLRGTFGDMVQNEELGELYLHDRGERKLPLGTFFRFTSVGK
- the secA gene encoding preprotein translocase subunit SecA; the encoded protein is MFDFFGKTVAKIFGTKSDRDIKEVLPYVSKINEEYAKLSGLTDDQLRQKTQEIKQVIDERLKPIDDRIAGLHKRIAEETELNIVQKESLFSEIDELEKQRNKDLEGVLMEVLPVAFAIVKETARRWKENGQMVVTATELDRSFAAKKPNVQIDGDKAVWLNKWLAAGAEITWDMLHYDVQLIGGIVLHQGKIAEMATGEGKTLVATLPAFLNALAKRGVHVVTVNDYLAKRDSEWVGPLFEFHGLTIDCIDKHQPNSEARRNAYRADITYGTNNEFGFDYLRDNMSRDPQDLVQRKHHYAMVDEVDSVLIDDARTPLIISGPVPRGDEHEFYQLKPRISMLVDAQRKVVNNFLTEAKRLIKEGDTKEGGVSLFRAYRGLPKSKPLIKFLSEQGNRAILQKTENFYLQDNSRQMPEADEPLYFTIDEKHNQIELTEKGIDLITGQGEDPNFFIMPDIGTEIANIENNKTLSHEEQVHAKEQLISDFQEKSKRIHTINQLLKAYTLFEKDTEYIVTPDQKVKIVDEQTGRVMEGRRYSDGLHQAIEAKENVKVEDATQTYATVTLQNYFRMYHKLSGMTGTAETEAGEFWEIYKLDVVVIPTNRSIQRNDEHDKVFKTVREKYNAVVDEIVELTEKGRPVLVGTTSVEISELLSRMLKLRNIKHQVLNAKMHQKEAEIVAEAGKPSTVTIATNMAGRGTDIKLTPESKAAGGLAIVGTERHESRRVDRQLRGRAGRQGDPGSSQFFVSLEDNLMRLFGSDRIARLMDRMGLEEGEVIQHSMITNSIERAQKKVEENNFGQRKRLLEYDDVMNAQREVVYKRRRNALYGERLELDIWNMIYDISEDVVASYKNINDYENFQLHLIRVFGFEPTITDEEFRNGQANQLSERLYNEALNFYLNRNKQTAAQAYPIIADIHQNRGPMIENVAVPFTDGKRQLAAVANLTKAYETHGMELLRSMEKMITLGTIDQAWTDHLRQMDDLKQSVQNAVYEQKDPLLIYKFESFELFKRMIGKVNEETINFLFHAFIPIQAPEQVQVPRPQPAPKAPVLKEQKAAVHSSLEDESGHTSAPAAEPERILPAHSQKVAGRNDRVSVQYLDGRVVKDVKYKTVEEDLLHNRCVLIDEE
- the dapF gene encoding diaminopimelate epimerase translates to MAITFYKYQGTGNDFVMVDNRKGQFPADDEQFVKYLCDRRTGIGADGLILLQDHPDYDFEMVYYNADGRVGSMCGNGARCAVRFARHVGVIEDVACFLAADGEHQASVERDLIQLKMNDVQQVERIGEDYYLNTGSPHYVRFVDDVQALDVYKEGRAIRYNDRFAAVGTNVNFVQQIGENEIFVRTYERGVEDETLSCGTGVTAAALVASLRGMQSPVKVQVLGGELQVAFEQAANGSFKYIYLNGPAKQVFTGVVPLEVKVV
- a CDS encoding GNAT family N-acetyltransferase codes for the protein MFLSSQKTYLRALEPDDLDFLYALENDTAVWHIGNTVAPYAKYVLAQYLQNAGQDIYTARQLRFVICSKSHQAVGAIDIFDFEPLHQRAGIGIVIDGPHRGNGHAAEALDLLLHYCRHTLQLHQVYCTVTAGNTASIKLFQKCGFAEVGVRRDWLKTPEGWEDAHEFQRLL
- a CDS encoding sensor histidine kinase, whose protein sequence is MIDSQDELFNDLKAVRQIPIVPTMLEVICQTTGMGFAAVARVTQDRWLACRVRDEVQFGLAEGEELKVETTLCNEIRDHRQPIVIDHVANDPAYKNHHTPQIYGLQSYISVPIILKDGTFFGTLCAIDANPAKVKNPKVIGTLTMFADLLSFHLQSLDLLDRSYEANIALHHENQKLANVNFDLDSFVYTASHDLKSPIANIEALLGILSDAVAREALDKDEIRQIIKLMSASLKRFAVTIKDLTAIVAVDKNSHDEIVEKINVFEIVEQVKQDLQSQITASDATIEVICADEPVLAFSRKNFKSIIYNLLSNALKYRSPDRVPAVVIKLEKVGGETRLSVSDNGLGITAGKEEKVFTMFKRFHDHIEGSGLGLYIVKRMIDNVKGRIEVNSTVNQGTTFTMIFADAGQTVSERG
- the bla gene encoding class A beta-lactamase, subclass A2, which gives rise to MLRVFALATALLVFLVSQTSAQTSDSLREKIHQIISKKDATVGVSIIGSNGKDTLSINGERHFPMQSVFKFHIALAVLSQVDKGRLSLDQKIKIEKKDLLPGLHSPLREKYPNGATLPLAEIISYTVSNSDNVGCDALLRLLGGPQAVEKYFARNNFKDISIKINEEVMQNNWDLQFQNWTTPKAANNVLEAFYFNKKKLLSSKSYDFVWKEMRENETGKNRLKGRLPEGTVVAHKTGSSGKNKTTGITAAVNDIGIVFLPNGEHFFISVFVSNSKEDSDTNERIIADISKAAWDYFNLQRN